The DNA sequence GGGCAAGTGGGGTCCCTCTCAGCCTAGCTGCTTTTCCAAACAAAACCCAGGTCCCAGGCTCTGCCAGAGGTTCGTCCTCCAAACCTGTACCCATCATCTCTTGCTGAGTAACAGTTCACCCCAAACCTTAGCAACTTAAATCAGGAAGAGTCAGGGTTCTGGGGTAGACGGAGCTCAGCTGGGTAGTCCTGGTGGTGACTGCAGAGGCCAGAACACTCAGTGTCCCTGGACCAAGCGCAAGGGGCCCAAGATTGTTAGGGTACAAGTCAAGCAGAGGACAGCTCCAGGGACCCAAACTTAAAAGCCcagccttggcagggccaggtgtTCCCTGAGTCCAGGGCCATGGGGACAGCACACTTAAGGTCAGTTTTGTCCTGAGATCTTATGGCCTCTGCCCAAGACCTGGACCCCCTGCAGACCCCCTCTGACTGCTCTTCTGAgtctcccatcctctccccctccccccaggctctcAGTACCAGCCGGCTTCCTGCTTGCCACCATCCTGGGGACAGCCTGCTTGGCCATAGCGAGTGGCATCTATCTGCTGGTGAGTGGTGTCTGTGGTCAGCCTGCTGATGCTTGACACCTCAGTCCCTGCAGCCACCTGCAGGCTGAGCCAAGGCCAGGAGCCTGTGTCCTTGCTCATGCGATGGGGGTGTCAGtgatgctccccccacccccaccccacaacagGTCTGGGTGCCCCAGGGAGGCTCCAGACTGAgtgggcccctgccctccccggctgcccTCCTAGGCCTCTCCCACCCCGTGTGCTGCTGGCTTCTTGACTCAGCTTGATGGACACGCTGGGCTGACCTCCCTGTCCTGCTCCTGGGGGTGTCTGGGAATGTGTACCTGGAAGTGACCTCCAGGAGGTCTTTCCGAAACCCAGGGATTCCTAGCTCCCTTGCAGGGCCCCCCTGTCCCCCGATAGGGGTGGGGGCCATGTTGGGGATGGACCCCAGAGACCCCCCCCCAGGGCTCAGCCACTCTGTGTCCTGCAGGCGGCCACTCGTGGTGAGCAGTGGACTCCCATCGAGTCCAAGCCCAAGGAGCGGCCGCAGGTGGGGGGTACCATCAAGCAGCCACCCAgcaaccccccaccccggcccccagccGAGGCCCGCAAGAAGCCCAGCGAGGAGGAAGACGAGGCGGCGGCAGCAGGAGTCTCCAGTGGCCCCCAGGAGAACCCTGTCCCAGTGACCGATGAGGTTGTGTGACAGACTCCCTGAGTGGCTGCTGTCTCGTGTCGCTTTTCAGTGGGGGGACCCGCCCAGACCCCACAGGTGTACCCCCTTGCCTGCCCTGGGAACCACAGGCCCTCTCTTGGTGCCATTCCCAGAAGCCTGTCTTTTCTCAATGGTACTTGAAATCACAAGCATCTTTTATTCCATGAAATACAGTTTCTGGAATTCCAAGTATTGAGTTTCTACTCTGGCAATGAAgttcccaggcctgggaggagggagtgtgTGCCCCACACCAGCTCCCCTGGATCTGCCCAGACTCTGCTTCAAGAACCCCCAGTCCCACCTGAGCAGCTGAGTGAAGAGGGAAAGCAGTTGAGccaggggaggccccagggagcCCAGCAGCCTTCACCTTGGGTGCCACCCAGGATGGCCAGGCCCGCTGTGGGGCTTCAGGTCCGCCCTTGCCTCTCCAGTCCTGAGGCTGCAAACACACACCAgacccccccacctctctctctctctctctctctctctctctccaggaggGCCAGCTGTTGGTCCTCCTGGACACTGCCTGTTGCTCCCCAGCCGGGAGCCCCAAGATTTGCCTGGCTCACACCCCAGCCTGGAAGCCCCTTCCTCCTTGATGGGCTCTCCCCAGGCACTCACTCCTCCAATGTCTGGAAAAGCCCTTAAACCCTTTGCCTCCTGTTTGCCCCACCTGCTCTCAGCAAATCCTACTTTCAGAACTGGGGGGGTCTTCTAACATTCCAGGGCCAACACTCCACTGtaccagccctgccccaggaaATGGCCACTCTAGCCTCCAGGATAGTAAAACCACAGGCCCCCTTGACACCCCTGTATGTACCCCCACACCCCATTTGGGCTCTGTCTTCATAAACCTGCTAGTTGTCACCTCCCACTCTGCCCTGTCCCCTGCAGGCAGTTTCCAGCACTGCAGCTGACCTGCTGGCACCCACTCAGAACCACAGACTCCCACAGTCTAGGACAGGTACTCTGCTCCCTGGCCCCACAGTTACACCCTGCTCCTCGGCTCCAGCCGCACTGAGCACCCTTGACCCTCAGACACAGGCTGCCTTCTCAGCACCTTGCACGggccattccctctgcctggaacccaGACCCCTGGCTGGCCATCCCGGCCTTTGCTCAGGTGGCCTCCATGGCCTCCCTGGCCCTCTGTTTGGAATCGCagcctctgccccttccctgcaTCACTGTCCTTAATTCCTTCACCACCAACGAGGAGCACtttcctgctggctctgtggttgTCAGTCACCCGCGTGCGGGCAGGCGGAGAGCTGTCCGCTTCGTTCACTGCCGTTCACTGCCCTGTGCCCACACACAGAAGCTCAGTAAGCACGTGCTGATCTCACAGCCCTTCCGGCTCTTCCCAGGCACTTGCACACAATAGGCGTTAATCAGTGGGTGGAAACCTCAGGCCCCAAGTCAGCCTTGGAGCGCCTCACAGGCTGCCCCAAGGCCCCTTCCACAGCTGCTGgggccaggctcctggccctgaaCTGAACCCTCCAGCAGGAATGTGCCCCAACGGACAGACGGGGGGACTTGTGCAGTgagagcacaggctgggttgTCAGGTAGCCAGTGGGGCACCTGGTCTGGGGGTGTTGGCCTGCTCGGCTGCCCCTGGTCTGGCAGATCACCAGTGGTGGACAGAAGCCCAAGGGGATGCCTGGGCCATGGGGTGGCCTTTGGAACTGCCTGGGGCTCTGCTGGGATTGGGGAGCATGACTCAGATACCTGAAGGTGATGGCACAGCCACCCCCTGGGAGTTGCCCTCAGAGATGCATGTCCCAGGGGTGGAGAGGGTGCTCATTGTCATTGCATAGGTTTGGCCACACCTGGGCCTGTCAGTAGAGGAGGGCCGGCCTATATCACAGCTGGGCTGTGGGAGTGAGGCCCATCCCCGGCCCCAGAGCCATCGCGCGGGGGTATCGCCAGGTGGAAACTATAGGGGCAGCAGAAACTGCATTGATGGGCAAACCTGTGCTCCACTCTCCAAACTCATTCCCCACCCTGGTCATACTGGGGCTCCTACATGGACTTCTGGACACACCAGAATCGGGCTGCAGGGCCATCTCGGGGCAAGGGCCAGGCAGAAGTGAGGTGAGGAGGCAGTCTCTGCCATCTGATGCTGTGCTCCAGGGGGTGTTTATCAATTTAATGACATACTTACATTTACAATAAATAGTTTTAGAAATACAGGGGTGATGGGAAAAAGGAGCTTGGGGGATCCCAGAGGGACCACCAAGGTGGGGGCCATCAGAAcacattttctgttgttttaagagGTTGTAGAAAAATAATAACGTTCCTTCTAGCTCACTGTCTGTGTGGAAAGGTCACAATGTTGAGAGGGGGCTGACCAGCGCAGGGTCACTTGGCCCTTCCTGTGCCCAATCTTCACTGTTCTTCCCTCAAACTAGAGGCTTGGAGCCCTGGTACCcgcccagggaccctgggcagcagaAGCAGGGCCACCCAGGGCATATAAATAGCCAATAAATACACATAAATAGGAGGGGCCCTCTGCAGAGAGATCCCCATTGTCCAGTCTGGGAGGTGATTCCTGCCCACAGCACGGGGACCGCTGAGGCCAGTGGTCACCGTACCACCCTGGGCAGGACGCAGGTGCAGCCGACGGGCACTCGGATGGACTCCACGTGGAAGGCAAAGGCCCCGGGTGTGGGCACCCCGGATGCgtccagggagcagggctggcggcGCAGCACCAGCAGGCTCTGGTGCAGCGGCACAGAGTTGAGCGCCGCTGTCTCGCGGCCGGTCCTGGCACTGATGCAGCCCCTGCACAGACACTCAGCGACGGCCAGCTTCTGTGGGTAGCGGTTCTCGTCCGTGTCCACACTGCAGGGAAAGACTGGTGAGGCCCTCCTGAGAGCCTCAGCAGGCCTGTTCCTCCTTCCCTGTTGTACCCCGTGGCTGCGCCACACACTCAGGGGTGCTCCTGGCCTGAGTGAGAGCTGAGGCATCAGGCTGCAGGGAGCCCAATAAGGGATGCTTGCCCGTGTCTCCTCTCGGAGCACAGGAGCTGGGATAGGGGCTtccaggggcctccctccctcccaccctctgagCCCAGCCCAACCCTTGCAGGGGCTCAAGTGAGAGCCCCAGATTTTCCCAGGGGACGCTGGCACCCAAGGTCTGAGCTAAGATCCGAGACAACAGTGGCAAGGAGGAGCTCATCTGATGGAGCCTCACCCTCCGGGGCAGGGCCCCAGCTGGACAGAGGTCAGGGTGCTCACCCCCTTTAACTGGTGAAACAGACTCGCAGAGCTCTCCAGGAAGCCGGTGCCCGGAAAGGAGGGAGCAGCCCAACGCCCACAGTGGGGAGCCCAGTGCCCAGGGAGCCCAGCCCTCACCGGTATCGCCAGGGAGAGATGGAGCGCTGGTGGATGTCGGCTTCTAGCACCTCCTCAGCCTGCAGCACTGGACACTGGGTCCCAGCTGGGggcctctcctgccacctcctaCGGCCCACTGCCTCCAGGCTGGACACCAGGGCTACTGGCAACGTCTGCTCCCACTTGGCAGCTCGAGCCAGCAGGTGTGCGGGAGCCTGGCCCAGGGGCAGCTCCTCGGCTGAGTAGCAGCGTGGGGCGCCATGGGTGTGGATGTGGCGGCCTCCCCAGAGTGCGGAACCATGgtgggccaggctggcagagagccAGAGCAGAAGCagaaggccagggaggagctggtgAAACAGGTGGTGGGTTGTCAGGGGGTGCCCGGTGACGAAGGCACCTCGCTGCCACCCTAGCTTGCCCTGTTCTCTGTGGAAAGGTAGGGTATAACCCACTCTCtacagttggggaaactgaggcctagagaggctAGACCCTTAGCCCAAGCTCCCTAGTGGACCAGAGCTCCTGGgtcctggctccctcctgccccaagATTTGGAGGGGCTTCCTGGACCCCATCCCGGGCTAACATCATTAGCCCGGAGCTCAGGAGAACTGCCAGTCCTTCCGGGCCAGATGGCACCATCCAGGTGGGGGCGTGAGGAGAGACGGCTCACCATCTCGGTGGTGGTGACGGCGGCTGGGCTCTGAGCAGCTGGTGTGTGCCCGGTGGCAGTCCCAAGCACACCTGGCTGTGGTCCTGGAGTCACCAGGTGGTAGACCTGGCCGTGGCCAGCTGACAGCGCCCTTTATAcctctggccacacctggggaAAATCCAGCCTCATCGCTTCCTCCTTGGGAagtgcccagccccagcttcctccttccctccctttgggTCTCCActgactgtcccctcctctcaGCCCGGGGAAGGAGAAGCCCACCCCTCACTCCAGACCCCCTCTCATGTCCAATtactctccctcctccactcgGAGGGACTctgccccaggccaggcaccTGTGGATGGAGTTGAAAACAGGTCCTGCCTATGTAAAAGGGTTGAACTTTCTGTAAAAGGGTTTTTGCTGAGCCTTCTGCAGCTCGCATCTCCGATTCCACTGGTATCTTTACTATTTGGACCTGCTGACCTGGGTACCTGGGCGGAGCCTGCTCACCCCACGCTGCAGCAGTGCTCCTCCAGGATTGCTTTCTCCTGGCCCGTCAGTGGACAGGAGGCTGGTTCCATTTCTTATCTAAGATGATCAAGATCAGGCGAACAGCATCTGTCTCTACCTGCACCGGTGGGAGAAGTTCCAGGAGAGACTGGGGGGCTGGGCCAGTGAGCATCTTCAGGtttctacagggtggggcaaaggtaggtttacagttgtattcGAAACATAgtttatgctttattattatttattaattattgcattatttttcatatgaacaactgtaaacctactttagccCCACCTTGTATTTGGGCatctgtttccttccttccttccttccttccttccttccttccttccttccttccttccttccttccttccttccttcctccctccctccctccctccctccctccctccctccctccctccctccctccctccctctttttttccttaaacaaAAGTTCAAGCTAAAATGATTGAGATGGAGGGGATGAAAATGCTTTGGAaacgatttatttatttataggggaagggagagagaagcatcgattggctgcctcctgcacgtgccctgatggggaactgaTCCACCACCTCTTGGTGTacgggaggacactccaaccaatagCACACAGGCCGGGCGTGCCTTGGACACAAAGTGCAGTGCACCTATGTCAGGAGGCTTTATGTAAGGGGGCCCCAGGAGCCACCTGCATCCCACCCACTCAGTGCTgctggagggaagaggggtgctGCGGTTGTCTTTGTTATCTGGAAAAGGAGTTTGGAGCCAGATCTTGCAAGATTTCGAATGTTATCCTGGAGAGGgctgcctggggtccctgggCACTCTCCAGGCTGAGGGCCTGTCTGTCCTGGTCTTCTCAAATCAGAGTCTAAAAGGTCCAGCTGAGGAGTCTAGGGAGGGAAGGTGTCTTTCTTTGCCTGCTGGCAGGTGCCGGAATGTACATACCGTTACATCACCATTCTCTTTAAACTTGAAACTGCATAACTGATGGGCATGAGGACCCCCTGAGGGGAGGGCCCGGAGAAGGCCCCTGGTCACCCGGgctctcccagctcctccactcagcagtGTGTGCCTCTGGGCAAGGACttgctctctctgggcctcagtatcTGCACCTGTAAGCAGGGCTAAGCTGCCATCTGGGGAGCAGGTGAGGCTTATTCtgaaggatgggtgggtggatggagagaTGCATTGAGTCCCCAGGATGGCCTCTCCTACAatgcccctacccaccccccctcTGCTTGCATGCTTCCTGCAATGGGAAGCTCACCCTCtgcattagtttgctagggctgccataataaagtaccacaaactaggGGGCTTAAAGCAACAGGAagttattctctcacagttctagaggccagAAACCCAAAAACAAAGTGTCAGCAGGTTGGTTCCTTCTGGGTGCCCAGTGAggatccttcctgcctcttccagctgcatgtggctgctggtGATGCTTGGAGTCCTTGGTTTGCAGACTCTGCCTTCCTGTTCACATGGCCCTCCCcggcacccccccgcccccccgtgtcAGTGTCTTCTTATCAGGACACAGCCTAATCCAGGATGTTCTCATTTCAAGACCCATACTTTAATTATGTCTGCAAAGACCCACTTCTCAGATGAGGAC is a window from the Eptesicus fuscus isolate TK198812 chromosome 21, DD_ASM_mEF_20220401, whole genome shotgun sequence genome containing:
- the IL17C gene encoding interleukin-17C, translated to MLLPGLLLLLWLSASLAHHGSALWGGRHIHTHGAPRCYSAEELPLGQAPAHLLARAAKWEQTLPVALVSSLEAVGRRRWQERPPAGTQCPVLQAEEVLEADIHQRSISPWRYRVDTDENRYPQKLAVAECLCRGCISARTGRETAALNSVPLHQSLLVLRRQPCSLDASGVPTPGAFAFHVESIRVPVGCTCVLPRVVR
- the LOC103284449 gene encoding cytochrome b-245 light chain, which encodes MGQIEWAMWANEQALASGLILITGGIVATAGRFTQWYFGAYSIVAGVFVCLLEYPRGKRRKGSTMERCGQKYMTKVVKLFGPLSRNYYVRAFLHLGLSVPAGFLLATILGTACLAIASGIYLLAATRGEQWTPIESKPKERPQVGGTIKQPPSNPPPRPPAEARKKPSEEEDEAAAAGVSSGPQENPVPVTDEVV